In one Heteronotia binoei isolate CCM8104 ecotype False Entrance Well chromosome 1, APGP_CSIRO_Hbin_v1, whole genome shotgun sequence genomic region, the following are encoded:
- the GJE1 gene encoding putative gap junction epsilon-1 protein isoform X2, giving the protein MGRPNNATPGLRLLRPPTVIGQFHTLFFGSVRMFFLGVLGFAVYGNEALHFSCEPDKREVNLFCYNQFRPITPQVFWALQLVTVLVPGAIFHLYAACKNIAQEDILQRPAYTVFYILSVLLRIILEVVAFWLQSQLFGFQVNPLYRCDAGALDKKFNITRCMVPEHFEKTIFLIAMYTFTVITIMLCIAEIFEILCRRLGFLKTQ; this is encoded by the exons CTTAGGCCTCCAACTGTGATTGGTCAATTCCACACTCTCTTCTTTGGCTCTGTGCGGATGTTCTTCCTTGGTGTTTTGGGCTTTGCGGTTTATGGAAATGAAGCCTTACACTTCAGCTGTGAACCAGACAAGAGGGAAGTGAATCTGTTCTGTTACAATCAATTCAGACCCATAACCCCACAG GTATTCTGGGCTTTACAGCTAGTGACCGTACTGGTACCTGGAGCCATTTTCCATCTTTATGCTGCATGTAAAAACATCGCTCAGGAAGATATCCTCCAAAGGCCTGCCTACACCGTTTTTTATATTCTCTCTGTTCTGTTAAGGATCATCCTTGAAGTTGTGGCTTTTTGGCTTCAGAGTCAACTCTTTGGTTTCCAAGTGAATCCACTCTACAGATGTGATGCAGGAGCCCTTGATAAAAAGTTTAATATTACCAGATGCATGGTACCAGAACACTTTGAAAAGACTATCTTCCTTATTGCTATGTACACATTTACGGTGATTACCATTATGTTGTGTATTGCGGAGATTTTTGAGATATTATGTAGAAGGTTGGGTTTCTTGAAGACTCAGTAA
- the GJE1 gene encoding putative gap junction epsilon-1 protein isoform X1 — MSLNYIKNFYEGCLRPPTVIGQFHTLFFGSVRMFFLGVLGFAVYGNEALHFSCEPDKREVNLFCYNQFRPITPQVFWALQLVTVLVPGAIFHLYAACKNIAQEDILQRPAYTVFYILSVLLRIILEVVAFWLQSQLFGFQVNPLYRCDAGALDKKFNITRCMVPEHFEKTIFLIAMYTFTVITIMLCIAEIFEILCRRLGFLKTQ, encoded by the exons CTTAGGCCTCCAACTGTGATTGGTCAATTCCACACTCTCTTCTTTGGCTCTGTGCGGATGTTCTTCCTTGGTGTTTTGGGCTTTGCGGTTTATGGAAATGAAGCCTTACACTTCAGCTGTGAACCAGACAAGAGGGAAGTGAATCTGTTCTGTTACAATCAATTCAGACCCATAACCCCACAG GTATTCTGGGCTTTACAGCTAGTGACCGTACTGGTACCTGGAGCCATTTTCCATCTTTATGCTGCATGTAAAAACATCGCTCAGGAAGATATCCTCCAAAGGCCTGCCTACACCGTTTTTTATATTCTCTCTGTTCTGTTAAGGATCATCCTTGAAGTTGTGGCTTTTTGGCTTCAGAGTCAACTCTTTGGTTTCCAAGTGAATCCACTCTACAGATGTGATGCAGGAGCCCTTGATAAAAAGTTTAATATTACCAGATGCATGGTACCAGAACACTTTGAAAAGACTATCTTCCTTATTGCTATGTACACATTTACGGTGATTACCATTATGTTGTGTATTGCGGAGATTTTTGAGATATTATGTAGAAGGTTGGGTTTCTTGAAGACTCAGTAA